From the Clostridiales bacterium FE2011 genome, one window contains:
- a CDS encoding GNAT family N-acetyltransferase: MKPEDYDDVRALWMTIRGFGIRALDDSREDIERFIQRNPTTSVVAKAGNRIIGTILCGSDGRQGALYHVCVAKEYRRRGIGTHMVGFCMHQLKAMGINKVALIAFTANDAGNAFWKQIGWNKRSDVNYYDFVLNDKNITRFIGEDNEDS, encoded by the coding sequence ATGAAACCGGAGGATTACGACGACGTCCGGGCCCTCTGGATGACCATCCGGGGCTTTGGCATCCGCGCGCTGGATGATTCCCGGGAAGACATTGAGCGCTTCATTCAGCGGAATCCCACCACAAGCGTTGTCGCGAAGGCCGGGAACCGGATCATCGGCACAATCCTGTGCGGTTCTGACGGCCGCCAGGGCGCCCTGTATCATGTATGCGTCGCTAAGGAATACCGGCGCCGGGGCATCGGCACCCACATGGTCGGCTTCTGTATGCATCAGCTGAAGGCCATGGGCATCAACAAAGTAGCACTGATTGCCTTCACAGCCAACGATGCCGGAAACGCCTTCTGGAAACAGATCGGCTGGAACAAACGTTCCGACGTTAACTACTACGATTTCGTACTGAACGATAAGAACATTACGCGTTTTATAGGAGAAGACAATGAAGATTCGTAA
- the argC gene encoding N-acetyl-gamma-glutamyl-phosphate reductase, whose translation MIQVFIDGSAGTTGLRIRERLSARKDIELIILPEETRKDPAARAEALNSAAVSFLCLPDAAAIEAASFVTSPDAVIIDTSTAHRVSEDWVYGMPELTGLREKLITAKRIANPGCHATGFISLVAPLVSAGLLKKDVRLSSFSLTGYSGGGKKMIAEYESEDVDPLYQAPRQYGLTQMHKHLPEMAKLCSLDHAPVFSPIVAPYYAGMEVTVPLTPAETSATPDEIREVYKAYYQKGLIRYAETPDESGFLSAGAFAGRDDLQVSVYGNEERILLVSRFDNLGKGASGAAIQNMNIALGLDEAEGLVV comes from the coding sequence ATGATTCAGGTTTTTATTGACGGAAGCGCCGGAACCACCGGCCTGCGGATCCGGGAACGCCTTTCCGCCCGGAAGGATATTGAACTGATCATCCTGCCGGAAGAGACCCGCAAAGATCCCGCTGCCCGGGCGGAAGCACTGAACAGTGCCGCCGTTTCCTTCCTCTGCCTGCCGGATGCGGCAGCAATAGAAGCCGCCTCCTTCGTAACCAGTCCGGATGCTGTCATCATTGACACCTCCACCGCGCACCGGGTATCAGAGGACTGGGTGTACGGCATGCCGGAACTGACCGGCCTGCGGGAGAAGCTGATAACAGCAAAGCGTATAGCCAACCCCGGCTGTCACGCCACCGGTTTCATCTCCCTGGTAGCACCGCTGGTCTCCGCCGGACTTCTGAAAAAAGATGTCCGCCTGTCCAGTTTTTCTCTCACCGGTTACTCCGGCGGCGGAAAAAAGATGATTGCGGAGTACGAGTCTGAGGACGTGGATCCGCTGTACCAGGCGCCTCGGCAGTACGGCCTTACCCAGATGCACAAGCATCTGCCGGAAATGGCTAAGCTGTGCAGCCTGGATCACGCGCCGGTATTCAGCCCCATCGTGGCTCCGTACTACGCCGGCATGGAAGTCACCGTGCCGCTGACGCCCGCGGAAACCTCCGCCACACCTGATGAAATCCGTGAAGTCTATAAGGCATATTATCAGAAGGGCCTGATCCGCTATGCGGAAACGCCGGATGAAAGCGGCTTCCTCTCCGCCGGTGCTTTTGCCGGCCGGGATGATCTGCAGGTCTCCGTTTACGGAAACGAGGAACGGATCCTGCTGGTATCCCGCTTTGACAACCTGGGCAAAGGTGCCTCAGGCGCGGCAATCCAGAATATGAACATCGCACTCGGCCTTGATGAGGCAGAAGGCCTGGTGGTTTAA
- a CDS encoding argininosuccinate synthase produces MNKADIKKVVLAYSGGLDTSIIIPWLKENYNDPEIIAVSGDVGQGTELDGLEEKAIKTGASKLYVLDLTEEYVDDYIIPTMKAGAVYEDYLLGTSHARPCIAKGLVEIAKKEGADAICHGCTGKGNDQVRFELAVKHFAPDMPIIAPWREWSIQSRDEEIDYAEAHNIPLKINRETNYSKDKNLWHLSHEGMDLEDTGNEPLYEKPGFLEMGVSPIDAPDVPTYVTIEFEKGIPVALDGEKMSAKNIILKLNELGGANGIGIIDIVENRLVGMKCRGVYETPGGTILYKAHETLESICLDKLTMHEKQKLSITFAELVYNGLWFSPLREALSAFVDKTQEKVTGKVKLKLYKGNIIKAGVWSDYSLYSEDIATFGASDYDQKDSAGFITLFGLPTKVQALVDAANQKK; encoded by the coding sequence ATGAATAAAGCTGACATCAAGAAAGTCGTCCTCGCCTACTCCGGCGGTCTCGATACATCCATCATCATCCCGTGGCTGAAGGAGAACTACAACGATCCTGAAATCATCGCCGTCTCCGGCGACGTCGGCCAGGGTACCGAACTGGACGGTCTGGAAGAAAAGGCCATCAAGACCGGTGCCAGCAAGCTGTACGTGCTGGACCTGACTGAAGAATATGTGGATGACTACATCATCCCCACCATGAAAGCCGGCGCTGTCTATGAAGACTACCTGCTGGGCACCAGCCACGCACGGCCCTGCATCGCCAAGGGTCTGGTGGAAATTGCCAAGAAGGAAGGCGCTGACGCCATCTGCCACGGCTGCACCGGTAAGGGTAATGACCAGGTCCGGTTCGAGCTGGCTGTGAAACACTTCGCTCCCGACATGCCCATCATCGCCCCCTGGCGTGAGTGGAGCATCCAGTCCCGGGATGAAGAAATCGACTATGCCGAAGCGCACAACATCCCGCTGAAGATCAACCGGGAAACAAACTATTCCAAGGATAAGAACCTCTGGCACCTGAGCCATGAAGGTATGGATCTGGAAGATACCGGCAACGAGCCGCTGTACGAGAAGCCCGGCTTCCTGGAAATGGGTGTTTCCCCCATCGACGCTCCCGATGTTCCCACTTACGTGACCATCGAGTTCGAAAAGGGTATCCCGGTCGCCCTGGACGGCGAAAAGATGTCCGCCAAGAACATCATCCTGAAGCTGAATGAGCTGGGCGGCGCCAACGGTATCGGCATCATCGACATCGTCGAGAACCGGCTGGTCGGCATGAAGTGCCGCGGCGTGTATGAGACCCCCGGCGGAACGATCCTGTACAAAGCTCACGAGACCCTCGAATCCATCTGCCTGGATAAGCTCACCATGCACGAGAAGCAGAAGCTGTCCATCACCTTCGCCGAACTGGTTTACAACGGCCTGTGGTTCTCTCCCCTGCGGGAAGCGCTGTCCGCCTTCGTGGACAAGACCCAGGAAAAGGTTACCGGTAAAGTGAAGCTCAAGCTCTACAAGGGCAACATCATCAAAGCCGGTGTCTGGAGCGATTACTCCCTGTATTCTGAAGATATCGCCACCTTCGGTGCCAGCGATTACGATCAGAAAGATTCCGCCGGCTTCATCACCCTGTTCGGTCTGCCCACCAAGGTTCAGGCGCTGGTGGACGCTGCAAATCAGAAGAAGTAA
- a CDS encoding phosphodiester glycosidase family protein, translating into MRSEKRFLLVLAVAVMALCMLGSAVAEIKPIPLDMLEHGTAPKAEGWIVPNKEYEDESIHAVLDQRKNYDSKSSDGGTTISWVVIEIKDPSQIRTALSFDSFDIKKGAQPEEIVPYLNAVVAFNDDYVKMSNFKGYVMRQGELLLDNLDDWDEGLKQDVLIIDDQGDLSVVQKASSADVQAFLANLEADGKKAVNIFTFGPALVIDGVAQKIERNSSTHSLNLATARTAICQLGPLKYAVFTVDSAKTGYGMNGQELADFIVKKFPECKIAYNLDGGGTSELWLGQKKVNKAIGMREIPGMIYFASAASGD; encoded by the coding sequence ATGCGTTCAGAAAAACGTTTTCTGCTTGTGCTGGCGGTCGCTGTAATGGCCCTCTGTATGCTTGGTTCCGCCGTGGCGGAAATCAAACCGATTCCGCTGGATATGCTGGAGCATGGAACCGCGCCGAAAGCGGAAGGCTGGATCGTGCCGAACAAGGAATATGAGGACGAATCTATTCATGCTGTACTGGATCAGAGAAAAAACTATGATTCCAAGTCCAGTGACGGCGGTACTACCATCAGCTGGGTTGTGATCGAGATCAAGGATCCTTCTCAGATCCGTACAGCGCTGAGCTTTGACAGCTTTGATATCAAGAAGGGCGCACAGCCTGAGGAGATCGTTCCTTATCTCAACGCTGTTGTTGCGTTCAATGACGACTACGTCAAGATGAGCAACTTCAAGGGCTATGTGATGCGTCAGGGCGAACTGCTCCTGGACAACCTGGATGACTGGGATGAGGGCCTGAAACAGGACGTGCTGATCATTGACGACCAGGGTGACCTGTCTGTGGTTCAGAAAGCATCTTCTGCCGATGTACAGGCCTTCCTTGCCAACCTGGAAGCAGACGGGAAAAAAGCGGTGAATATCTTCACCTTCGGACCGGCTCTGGTAATCGATGGTGTGGCCCAGAAGATCGAGAGAAACTCGAGTACACATTCCCTGAACCTGGCAACGGCCAGAACGGCAATCTGCCAGCTGGGGCCGCTGAAGTATGCGGTATTTACTGTGGACTCCGCTAAAACAGGATACGGCATGAACGGCCAGGAACTGGCGGACTTTATCGTCAAGAAGTTTCCGGAATGCAAGATTGCGTACAATCTGGACGGAGGCGGAACTTCCGAACTCTGGCTGGGCCAGAAAAAGGTCAACAAGGCGATCGGTATGCGCGAAATCCCGGGTATGATCTATTTCGCTTCTGCGGCATCGGGGGACTGA
- a CDS encoding prolipoprotein diacylglyceryl transferase, with protein sequence MDSFALVITGAAVLALALMLLQKRKTGIRTGTAFVFGAVAFPLCVLAGRAAFFLCSFDWIKNSELSFWNFISSGYSYMLYGAVLGGFAAVFLTAKITGQSFGKIADAAAAPAALLIIAGRFAEYLIGAGYGTGVKTWFDPEGEWSMIAWEEPDAICRFPFAVKNYYGAWRFSINLWEGLAAVVFLIVLLRMKKRKTGGVCSLLLLMYASCQIIFESMRKDEVIIWSFVKANQLISAILVLGILIFCWLKQTKEERNVKELCIRTVLLLLFAGIIMLLEFALDQKINFLLWMRVDLNYLVMAACCIGMLLTVLPQWRKAFPKEA encoded by the coding sequence ATGGACAGCTTTGCTCTGGTTATTACAGGGGCAGCGGTGCTTGCACTGGCACTGATGCTTCTGCAAAAGAGAAAAACCGGGATACGGACCGGTACAGCGTTTGTTTTCGGAGCGGTTGCGTTTCCGCTGTGCGTTCTGGCCGGCCGGGCGGCTTTCTTTCTCTGCTCCTTTGACTGGATTAAAAACAGCGAACTTTCCTTCTGGAACTTTATCAGCAGCGGATACAGCTATATGCTTTATGGTGCCGTACTCGGTGGGTTTGCCGCGGTGTTCCTTACCGCGAAGATCACCGGCCAGTCCTTCGGAAAGATCGCGGATGCGGCGGCAGCTCCGGCAGCATTACTGATTATTGCTGGCCGGTTTGCTGAATATCTGATTGGCGCCGGTTATGGTACAGGCGTAAAGACATGGTTCGATCCCGAAGGGGAGTGGAGCATGATCGCCTGGGAGGAACCGGATGCGATTTGCCGCTTCCCCTTTGCAGTAAAAAATTATTACGGCGCCTGGCGTTTTTCCATCAACCTGTGGGAAGGCCTGGCGGCAGTTGTGTTCCTGATCGTCCTCCTGAGAATGAAAAAACGGAAGACCGGCGGAGTCTGCTCTCTGTTGCTTCTGATGTATGCTTCCTGTCAGATCATTTTTGAGTCCATGCGGAAAGATGAAGTGATCATCTGGAGCTTTGTGAAGGCCAATCAGCTGATCAGCGCGATTCTGGTGTTGGGCATTCTGATTTTCTGTTGGCTGAAACAGACGAAGGAAGAGCGGAATGTGAAGGAACTGTGCATCCGCACAGTGCTGCTGCTGCTTTTCGCCGGGATCATCATGCTGCTGGAATTCGCGCTTGACCAGAAGATCAACTTCCTGCTCTGGATGCGTGTGGACTTGAACTATCTGGTGATGGCTGCTTGCTGCATCGGAATGCTTCTGACTGTTCTGCCGCAATGGCGCAAAGCTTTTCCGAAGGAAGCCTGA
- a CDS encoding helix-turn-helix transcriptional regulator, which yields MNDIRICEQISFLRRQKGITQETLARHFGVTNQTVSKWESGQCYPDIQLVPQIADYFGISVDELMGHTPAASLEALCLTLKKYFTDLPEAKCFDEAYRLAAQLHEIVISAGYKKQISWQEKDYAKGNTGTWGLSAWSDTEGQTVREGNVILFADNRAWNKKKKTEIRKNACMLELFGDEKVLKVLFALQELTTGEPDRYASAEEIAKAVKTETAEAEKILSELPVSVQEGQEEERYRIEGYAAWIPAILAMIH from the coding sequence ATGAACGATATCAGAATCTGTGAACAGATCAGTTTTCTGAGAAGACAGAAGGGTATTACCCAGGAAACGCTTGCCAGGCATTTCGGCGTGACGAACCAGACAGTTTCCAAATGGGAATCAGGGCAATGCTATCCGGATATCCAGCTAGTTCCGCAGATTGCGGATTATTTCGGGATTTCGGTTGATGAGCTTATGGGGCATACGCCGGCCGCAAGCCTGGAAGCATTATGCCTGACACTGAAAAAGTATTTCACTGACCTGCCGGAGGCAAAATGCTTTGACGAAGCTTACCGGCTGGCGGCACAGCTGCACGAGATTGTCATCTCCGCCGGATATAAAAAACAAATCAGCTGGCAGGAAAAGGATTACGCAAAGGGAAATACGGGTACATGGGGCCTGTCCGCATGGAGCGATACAGAGGGTCAGACTGTCAGGGAAGGGAATGTGATCCTGTTTGCTGACAACAGGGCATGGAACAAAAAGAAAAAGACAGAGATCCGGAAAAACGCATGCATGCTGGAACTGTTTGGTGATGAAAAAGTATTGAAGGTCCTGTTTGCCCTGCAGGAACTGACTACCGGAGAGCCTGACCGGTATGCTTCGGCAGAGGAAATCGCAAAAGCGGTGAAGACGGAAACTGCTGAAGCGGAAAAGATTCTTTCTGAACTACCGGTGTCCGTACAGGAAGGGCAGGAAGAGGAAAGGTACAGGATTGAAGGATATGCCGCCTGGATTCCGGCCATTCTGGCTATGATCCATTAA
- a CDS encoding WG repeat-containing protein, translating into MKRWLVVGIMLMCFFFIGAEAEDNSLYIAKNGWKEGIINTDGDWIVEPIYSRIWPYTSAGYAVVETEPAPLYSPFKLLDKQGNIVADLPDWHIDYSETQLGGNEPEMAGNMFILDPMTEDRCSILYFADTGRSIELDSSFLGYELYEEEDELTAKQEDKYPSSYSLYEWNDRVILEWWYYHPSFVILDRNGNKVKEEIYIGYIEDIYEDEQSNSSYLLMREYNKSDEELWKIIDMDGNILSTKLSRHSYWRNDLKALYYYQKKEIEILPDGEKMSEFEFTKRKASQTPCGLAMWHTGYIDSQGNNVPWADEDKGIISATEFNSDGVAWVYKHYEDLCLVNAKGDMIVENVIPEYNYEIDNWITPSMDCWESVSSDEKGCDYIKASGEMLFGNYPLDRAYPFENGLAEIGILDAQYKLVSAYINLEGKVVWAEDGRKEEIQQMLDEGKRYSVSNMTIEKARQALVGEWYSSYDESEHVIAFYNDGTYSDKYEELQHWDILMNMDQDEETMDSSPFVLELSTDGNNTTSSMRYKLRFYNVEEYRMDLGDEYTYFDRVEPGYLERFKMMR; encoded by the coding sequence ATGAAACGGTGGCTTGTTGTAGGAATAATGCTTATGTGCTTTTTCTTCATCGGAGCAGAAGCAGAAGATAATTCTCTCTATATAGCAAAGAATGGGTGGAAAGAAGGAATTATCAACACGGATGGCGATTGGATAGTGGAGCCTATATATTCGCGGATCTGGCCATATACAAGTGCTGGATATGCAGTAGTTGAGACGGAGCCTGCTCCGTTGTACAGTCCATTCAAATTGCTTGATAAGCAAGGAAATATCGTTGCAGACTTACCGGATTGGCATATAGATTATTCAGAAACACAATTGGGCGGTAATGAACCAGAAATGGCAGGGAATATGTTTATCCTGGATCCTATGACTGAGGATCGGTGTTCTATTCTGTATTTTGCAGATACCGGGAGATCTATTGAACTGGATAGTAGTTTTCTGGGATATGAGCTGTATGAGGAAGAGGACGAACTAACAGCAAAACAAGAAGATAAATATCCATCGAGCTATAGTTTATACGAATGGAATGACAGGGTTATTCTTGAATGGTGGTATTATCATCCTAGTTTCGTCATTCTTGATCGGAATGGGAATAAAGTCAAAGAAGAAATATATATCGGATATATAGAGGACATCTATGAAGATGAACAATCGAATTCATCTTATCTGTTAATGCGTGAGTATAATAAATCAGATGAGGAATTGTGGAAGATAATAGACATGGATGGAAATATACTTTCAACTAAATTGTCAAGACATAGTTACTGGCGCAATGACTTAAAAGCATTGTATTATTATCAAAAAAAAGAAATAGAAATCCTGCCCGATGGGGAGAAAATGTCGGAATTTGAATTTACCAAGCGTAAGGCTTCACAGACTCCATGCGGCCTTGCAATGTGGCATACAGGTTATATTGACAGTCAAGGAAACAACGTGCCATGGGCTGATGAGGATAAAGGTATCATATCGGCAACTGAATTTAATTCGGATGGGGTTGCTTGGGTTTACAAACATTATGAAGATTTATGCCTTGTCAATGCAAAAGGCGATATGATAGTCGAGAATGTTATTCCGGAATATAACTATGAAATAGATAACTGGATTACGCCAAGTATGGACTGCTGGGAAAGCGTCTCATCCGATGAAAAAGGCTGTGATTATATAAAAGCATCCGGTGAGATGTTGTTCGGCAATTATCCACTTGATAGGGCTTATCCATTTGAGAATGGACTTGCTGAGATTGGCATTTTGGATGCACAATATAAACTGGTTTCTGCATATATCAACTTGGAAGGGAAAGTGGTCTGGGCAGAAGATGGGAGAAAAGAAGAAATTCAGCAAATGCTTGATGAAGGAAAACGTTATTCTGTATCCAATATGACGATTGAAAAAGCACGCCAAGCACTTGTAGGCGAATGGTATTCTTCTTATGATGAAAGTGAACATGTGATTGCTTTCTATAATGACGGTACTTATAGTGATAAATATGAAGAATTGCAACATTGGGATATTTTGATGAATATGGATCAGGATGAAGAGACAATGGACTCGTCTCCATTTGTTCTTGAATTAAGCACAGATGGAAATAATACTACTTCTTCAATGAGGTATAAGCTGCGTTTTTACAATGTTGAAGAATACAGAATGGATCTGGGTGATGAATATACATATTTTGACAGAGTTGAGCCAGGTTATCTGGAACGATTCAAAATGATGCGATAA
- a CDS encoding WG repeat-containing protein, with the protein MSMVFVTICLVILHLTVLAEATNLYPAEDEYGFYGYINEKGEWVIKPQYEDAEDFCGDYAIVLKPGQENETDIELYEIINTKGETIVDNIRGIDDFAFENPYIGKDCYWVYGYEKYGDRDDEFVATGCFDWRTGNKTELNPDTDYEFVDDVSIGGRIVPVISHDLGYGFYDLNTERLVIEPQFDLIYIWDIYLSWNDYNVIEVRGDDPEYNPYYYVTAEGTVLSLPETIVLPDDANRSVHADFYFAGSQGIVCMTKDDRYILLDFEGHPITGVLQDYLDCRNGNIMISVDGELYQCIKPDGSILFEGEYREVEDDWTEGYLAVQSKDGQNMIIREDGTCAAYLPVFCDAVRAGKEITAYYSGLKEDEKRWFLFDRRSETIKEIKIDGWIESITENGIVLYQSDETMLYGFMDADGNCLQEAIYEVYEDSHEGFVAYSDYAFGMICVEKDGKSGYVNDRGELVIPCQYKEGTPFAGELALVETEECDDQYINHKGEIVFVFGQGSEEDP; encoded by the coding sequence ATGAGCATGGTGTTTGTGACGATTTGCCTTGTCATTCTGCATTTGACGGTACTGGCGGAAGCAACCAACTTGTACCCAGCTGAGGATGAATACGGCTTCTATGGGTATATAAACGAAAAGGGCGAATGGGTGATTAAACCACAGTATGAAGACGCGGAAGATTTTTGTGGCGATTATGCCATTGTACTTAAGCCTGGACAGGAGAATGAAACGGACATCGAATTATACGAAATCATCAATACAAAAGGAGAAACCATAGTGGATAACATACGCGGTATTGATGATTTTGCATTTGAAAATCCCTATATCGGGAAAGATTGCTATTGGGTATATGGCTATGAAAAGTACGGGGACAGGGATGATGAATTTGTTGCAACCGGATGCTTTGACTGGCGGACAGGAAATAAAACAGAATTGAATCCTGACACAGATTATGAGTTTGTGGATGATGTTTCTATTGGGGGAAGGATTGTACCGGTCATATCGCATGATTTGGGATACGGATTTTATGACCTGAATACAGAACGCCTTGTTATTGAACCACAGTTTGATCTGATTTACATTTGGGATATATATTTGTCCTGGAATGATTACAATGTGATCGAGGTGCGCGGAGACGACCCTGAATATAATCCATATTATTATGTTACAGCCGAAGGAACGGTTCTCTCACTGCCTGAAACGATTGTTCTTCCAGACGACGCAAACAGGTCAGTACACGCGGATTTTTATTTTGCGGGCAGCCAGGGGATTGTATGCATGACAAAGGATGATCGTTATATTCTCCTGGATTTCGAAGGCCATCCGATAACAGGTGTTTTACAGGATTATCTGGATTGTCGTAACGGAAATATCATGATTTCAGTGGATGGAGAATTATACCAGTGTATCAAACCGGATGGCAGCATACTGTTTGAAGGGGAATACCGGGAAGTTGAAGATGATTGGACTGAAGGTTATCTGGCGGTACAGTCAAAAGACGGACAAAACATGATTATCCGTGAAGACGGGACTTGCGCAGCATATCTTCCGGTTTTCTGCGACGCAGTTCGTGCGGGAAAGGAGATTACTGCCTACTACAGCGGCTTAAAAGAGGATGAAAAACGATGGTTTCTTTTTGACAGGAGGAGTGAAACCATCAAAGAAATCAAGATAGACGGTTGGATTGAGTCCATTACTGAAAACGGGATAGTGCTTTACCAATCAGATGAAACAATGCTGTATGGTTTTATGGATGCTGACGGTAACTGCCTGCAGGAAGCTATATATGAAGTATATGAGGATAGTCATGAAGGATTTGTCGCCTACAGTGATTATGCTTTTGGCATGATATGCGTGGAAAAAGACGGAAAGTCCGGATATGTAAATGATAGAGGTGAATTGGTGATTCCATGTCAATATAAAGAAGGCACGCCGTTTGCCGGCGAACTGGCACTGGTTGAGACGGAAGAGTGTGATGATCAATATATCAATCATAAAGGAGAAATCGTATTTGTTTTCGGCCAGGGAAGCGAAGAAGATCCGTAA
- a CDS encoding HAD-IA family hydrolase yields MIKAVVFDMFETLVTLFVGRTYFGEDLAEDVGADLFTFRKEWHSIEKDRSTGKYTIEEGLAIVLKRLGIYTEEKVKLGAGKRREALNDTFSAIPEETIRMLRGLKERGIKIGLITNTFSDERDIIRESPLFPYFDAALISFEQGICKPDRALYEKMTGLLNVKAEECLYVGDGGSRELYAAREAGMHPVQCTWFHERAYEPHIPCPILDEFEHAEHQQDILKYIDRERKN; encoded by the coding sequence TTGATCAAGGCTGTGGTTTTTGACATGTTCGAGACCCTGGTAACCCTGTTCGTGGGCAGAACGTATTTTGGAGAAGATCTGGCCGAAGACGTCGGCGCAGATCTTTTTACGTTCAGGAAAGAATGGCACTCCATCGAAAAAGACAGAAGTACCGGTAAGTACACGATTGAAGAAGGACTGGCAATCGTCCTGAAAAGACTGGGCATTTATACTGAGGAGAAAGTGAAACTGGGGGCGGGAAAGCGGCGTGAAGCACTGAATGACACTTTCTCAGCCATTCCAGAGGAAACAATCCGGATGTTACGGGGACTGAAGGAACGGGGAATCAAGATCGGGCTTATTACCAATACATTTTCAGATGAGCGGGATATCATCCGGGAGAGCCCGCTGTTTCCATACTTTGACGCGGCGCTGATTTCCTTTGAACAGGGAATCTGCAAACCGGATCGTGCCTTATATGAGAAAATGACAGGGCTGCTGAATGTGAAGGCGGAAGAGTGCCTGTATGTAGGTGATGGCGGTTCCAGAGAACTGTATGCTGCCCGGGAAGCCGGAATGCACCCAGTGCAGTGCACCTGGTTTCATGAAAGAGCATATGAGCCGCATATTCCTTGCCCTATCCTGGATGAATTTGAACATGCGGAACATCAGCAGGATATCCTGAAATATATAGACCGGGAGAGGAAAAACTAA
- a CDS encoding tyrosine-protein phosphatase: MIQNKRDLGGLKTKDGRTIRPGKIIRSAQLGEAEDKDLNGISTIIDLRTIAEREEKPDQACGREYLPIPIFEKVNEGIDGVSHEEKKQQSLIPDMAELYGILMRVYADSFRKVLTAILEHDYSKGAVLWHCTEGKDRCGMTTALILEALGVDREIILEDYLKTNLVNIPKANAVREKLLATHGAEMAESAYQAFIADERYLRSAWEEMGNDYITGRLGIPEETLEAFRKTILE; encoded by the coding sequence ATGATTCAGAACAAACGAGATCTTGGCGGACTTAAAACAAAGGACGGCAGAACTATCCGTCCGGGTAAGATCATCCGTTCGGCGCAGCTGGGCGAGGCGGAGGATAAAGACCTTAACGGCATTTCAACCATTATAGACCTGAGGACTATTGCAGAGAGGGAAGAAAAGCCTGATCAGGCCTGCGGAAGAGAATATCTTCCGATACCAATCTTTGAAAAAGTGAATGAGGGTATCGATGGCGTGAGCCATGAGGAGAAGAAACAGCAGAGTCTGATTCCGGATATGGCAGAGCTTTACGGTATCCTGATGCGGGTATATGCTGATTCCTTCCGGAAAGTCCTGACAGCGATCCTGGAGCATGACTACAGCAAGGGTGCTGTGCTCTGGCACTGCACGGAAGGGAAGGACCGGTGCGGAATGACGACGGCGCTGATCCTGGAAGCGCTGGGCGTTGACCGGGAGATTATCCTGGAAGATTATCTGAAAACCAATCTGGTCAATATTCCCAAAGCCAACGCGGTGCGCGAGAAACTGCTGGCGACGCATGGAGCGGAAATGGCGGAGAGTGCGTATCAGGCATTTATCGCGGATGAACGGTATCTGCGTTCGGCCTGGGAAGAAATGGGCAATGACTACATTACCGGAAGGCTGGGAATACCGGAGGAGACGCTGGAAGCATTCCGGAAAACAATACTGGAGTAA
- a CDS encoding YccF domain-containing protein, giving the protein MKTIGNLLWFIFGGFISGLLWLVAGLLCCVTVIGIPLGRQCFKFASLSFWPFGKEIIYGGGAVSTLANVIWIICCGLWMAVYNLIVGFLWCCTVIGIPFGKQFFKIAKLALTPFGAKIVHN; this is encoded by the coding sequence ATGAAGACAATCGGAAACCTGTTATGGTTTATTTTCGGAGGATTTATCAGCGGGCTGCTCTGGTTGGTTGCGGGGCTGCTCTGCTGTGTGACGGTGATCGGCATTCCGCTGGGACGGCAGTGCTTCAAATTTGCCAGCCTGTCCTTCTGGCCGTTCGGGAAAGAAATTATCTACGGCGGAGGAGCTGTTTCAACGCTGGCCAATGTAATCTGGATCATTTGCTGCGGACTGTGGATGGCGGTCTATAACCTGATCGTCGGTTTCCTCTGGTGCTGTACGGTGATTGGGATTCCATTCGGAAAACAGTTCTTCAAGATTGCCAAGCTGGCACTGACGCCGTTTGGCGCGAAGATTGTTCATAACTGA